The Nematostella vectensis chromosome 11, jaNemVect1.1, whole genome shotgun sequence nucleotide sequence ccttccccccaccccaccctctcggaatttccaatcctcCCCATGGgtgatggatattttctgaaactacacattttcaaaaaaaaaaaaaaacagcagcgACACACATGTCGAATCCAGTGTCACAACTCGGACCAGTGTCACGATGTCGAATCCAGTGTCACACAACTCGGATCCAGTCTCACAGGAGTCGGATCGGTATCAGTAAATTAAGTCCTAGCCCTAACCCTTACCCTCTGGTATCCATGGTGACTGCATTACAGTCGTTCTCTCACCTAAGCTTTTAGGGACCATATCGCCGTATCCAATATCGCTCATAGTGATGAAGGACCACCACATGGCGTCCGGGATGCTATAGAAATCGGTCCCTGGCGTGAAGAACTGCTCCATGTAATACCCCAGGCTCGCGAACAGCAAACACGAAACAAAGATCAGCAAGAGCAACATCATGAGGTCTCCTCTACCGGCATGCATCGCTTTACCCAGAATTATCAGCCGAGAATTATAGCGGGAAATTTTCAACACGCGAAAAATCCTGATGAGTCGTAAAACTCGTAGAATGGAAAGAGGTGTGGCCATACGGTTTTCTTCAAGGAGAAGAGTGACATAAAACGGAACGATCGCTATCAGGTCGACGAGGTTGAGGAACTTTGTAAAGAAACGAAGTTTCTCCGGGCTGACAATAAAGCGAGTGAGAACCTCAAAAGTGAAAAATCCAATGGTACAGGCTTCGGCAATGTGGAGCCAGTTGTTGAAGTCACGCTTTCGAAACACTTGGTGTGTAACTGTTCTGTTCGCGTATGCCGCAGAGCTTCTAAATTCGATGGAATCCATACAGAGTAAAGTAGTGGAGAAAAGAATCATCGCTAGGacaaataaattgaaaacccGCGCGCAAACTCCTGATTCGGGTCTCTCAAATAAGTTCCAAATCCAAAGCTGTATTGAGTTCGTAGGTAGGattgctttcttttttatccTTGGTATCACTAACATCTCTCTGTCTAACTCGTCGATGTACTCGTACAATCCGAAAAACTCGAGATCGTCCACCAATATTTGTTCTGGAAAGTTCTCGGGACGGTAAAtgttgccgccattttggtaAAACTGATAAATGCATTCTGCAACGGTGCGATTTCTATCAAAGAAATATTCCTTCCTTTTGGAATCCCAATAACTTAAACGCTTTGCAGGACTTGAAAGTAAACTGTTTGGATACTTTGCAAGTTGTTTCCTGCTCAATTCGTACACCTTTCCGCTTATGTTTAATCGCAGTCGTTCTTGAAACTCTCTTTTGAttgcttttggtgtttttaaGAGTTTTCTCTCTAGCGAGTCATGAGATTTTCTGATCGCTCTTTCGGCCTCTTCCGACTCTTCTTTCCTATGATGGATATAAAATCGTGGATCATTGACAGCCTCTGTACTTCCTAGATATCCTTGAAGCATGTTTGGTTAATTCGTTGGGTGATTCTAGTCTCTTTGTATTGCATATCTGCTGAAAAATAATTAGCATTTTGCACTGTTTAGGTATGCTTGGATGCGTCTCGCGACggaatattaaatattttaacaaattttattcattttaattACATAACACCCAAGGTGTGTAAATTATTGTAATCGTTATagaaatctttaaaaataaaataaaaatcattcgaAAATAAGAACTCAAACACTCTTTCACtctattattctttttttattttcatttaaatattGTTGCAACTTTGAaggtcaaaatatttttgcaaATAACTGTAAATAACCTGCTTCcttgtcaaaacaaaagagcTTTGGAAACAAATGTCTTATTGGATAAGGATTTTAagtgttcattaaaaaaaatgtaggtGAACACTTAaaccgcggtgatcctagataCTAAAATATCTTAGATACTAAACGATAATAATAGAAACTTAACAGATTTTAAACAGAAAGTGATAGCAAGGGGGGAGGTAATTGTtgatataacaaaaaaatattcaaaattacGTATTTTCTGCATAGAATTAAAATGTACGGCTGGAAATACTTCAACATATATTTAACAGCGATTTTCCCGCTATTTAGCGGATTTAGGCTAAATTTCTATTTCAGTCATCGTGAAATAGAAATAGCGTGAAATATTCAAAAGGCGATCGCACACATACacatagagtggttttcaaaagacgtgcaacaaaatgtagttattaaagtgtaatagtcaagccggaacaaaaaagaacaaaaacattacagtgtattagtactaaataaactaaatagtttTACactggtttttgaaaaccactctagtaTAATAcaactaaacaaaaaaatacggGAGAACAAATTTGGATTTGTTGGTACAATAGCTGCTATGTAGGAATAAATAACAGGTAGTTATTTCCTTTTGTATTACATAGATATGTAAAAGCGCCAAAACCAGAAACCAGACAAAATATTCTTATCATAATCAGACATTTGTCTAGGATCCACACAAATTACAAAAGTTGCtgtaaataagaaaaaaacataattataATGCCTTTCCATAGATTCTATCTGATTTTACTCGGTaaatagggtttttttttaatttttttttttattaaatacaccCCCTGGCTGTTTTTAGTATCTGATTATCGGAGGGATTAGTATCCAGGATCACCGCGGTAACacttaataaacaaattaaagTATCAAGTAAATGAGTAAATAACTCTtacataaaatacaaaaacagttttcaaaagataaagaattcttgtttacattCTTACGCACATTCACATAGCTCTCAGATACATGGATTCATCCgtttatacgctacccatgaaccaccgcggtttacgacacatggattttGAGTGCAACCCTTTCAAAACCTtacttgaaataggtgtatgctTGTCGCAATTAGGCCATTTATTTCATATTCCACAGGTTGACCGGTCATCATTGCGTTGCTTTTTTGTTTCAGGTTTCGATAACAGGGACAACCGGATTACTTCAGTTCGATTCTGGCGGAAACCGGCGAAATGCTAAAATTGATGTTTATAATCTTAGAAGCGACGTCTTCaccaaggtattccaacccctcccccattgTATAGATTTTTGTCTTTCTCTGCTCTGAGACTCTACAGACACGCTTGCTTAACAGGCTAAATGAGTGGCTGAACGACATAATTTAACTTATCGTTCACAGATTGGTGAGTGGAGCTCTGCCTCTGGTTTATCTACCACTTCGGCGCCGATCAAGAACAGTTTGAATAAAACCATCGTCGTACCACTCAGCGAACTAAAAAGAAAGATCAGAGTGCCTATACTGacaggggtagggttatatttgacaaaagatcaGAGTGCCTATACTGacaggggtagggttatatttgacaaaagattaGAGTACCTATACTGacaggggtagggttatatttgacaaaagatcaGAGTGCCTATACTAACAAgggtagggttatatttgacaaaagatcaGAGTGCCTATACTGACAGGGAtagggttatatttgacaaaagatcaGAGTGCCTATACTGacaggggtagggttatatttgacaaaagatcagagtgcttatactaacaggggtagggttatatttgacaaaagatcaGAGTGTCTATACTGacaggggtagggttatatttgacaaaagatcaGAGTGCCTATACTAACAGGGAtagggttatatttgacaaaagatcaCAGTGCCTATACTGacaggggtagggttatatttgacaaaagatcaGAGTGCCTATACTGACAGGGAtagggttatatttgacaaaagatcaGAGTGCCTATACTGacaggggtagggttatatttgacaaaagatcagagtgcttatactaacaggggtagggttatatttgacaaaagatcaGAGTGCCTATACTGacaggggtagggttatatttgacaaaagatcaGAGTGCCTATACTGacaggggtagggttatatttgacaaaagattaGAGTGCCTATACTGacaggggtagggttatatttgacaaaagatcagagtgtctatactaacaggggtagggttatatttgacaaaagattaGAGTGCCTATACTGacaggggtagggttatatttgacaaaagattaGAGTGCCTATACTAacaggggtagggttatatttgacaaaagattaGAGTGCCTATACTAacaggggtagggttatatttgacaaaaggttaGAGTACCTATACTAacaggggtagggttatatttgacaaaatatCAGAGTGCCTATACTAACAGGGAtagggttatatttgacaaaagattaGAGTGCCTATACTGacaggggtagggttatatttgacaaaagatcaGAGTGCCTTACTAacaggggtagggttatatttgacaaacGATTAGAGTGCTTATACTAacaggggtagggttatatttgaGAAAAGATTAGAGTACCTATACTGacaggggtagggttatatttgacaaaagatcaGAGTGCCTATACTAACAAgggtagggttatatttgacaaaagatcagagtgcctatactaacaggggtagggttatatttgacaaaagattaGAGTACCTATACTAacaggggtagggttatatttgacaaaagatcagagtgcctatactaacaggggtagggttatatttgacaaacGATTAGAGTGCTTATACTAacaggggtagggttatatttgaGAAAAGATTAGAGTACCTATACTGacaggggtagggttatatttgacaaaagatcaGAGTGCCTATACTAACAAgggtagggttatatttgacaaaagatcagagttcctatactaacaggggtagggttatatttgacaaaagattaGAGTACCTATACTAacaggggtagggttatatttgacaaaagatcagagtgcctatactaacaggggtagggttatatttgacaaaaggttaGAGTACCTATACTAacaggggtagggttatatttgacaaaagatcaGAGTGCCTATACTAACAGGGAtagggttatatttgacaaaagattaGAGTGCCTATACTGAAAAgggtagggttatatttgacaaaagatcaGAGTGCCTTACTAacaggggtagggttatatttgacaaaagattaGAGTGCCTATACTGacaggggtagggttatatttgacaaaagatcaGAGTGCCTATACTGacaggggtagggttatatttgacaaaagatcaGAGTGCCTATACTGacaggggtagggttatatttgacaaaagattaGTGCCTATACTGacaggggtagggttatatttgacaaaagatcaGAGTACCTATACTGACAAgggtagggttatatttgacaaacGATTAGAGTGCTTATACTAacaggggtagggttatatttgacaaaagattaGAGTGCCTATACTGACAGGGGTAtggttatatttgacaaaagatcaGAGTGTCTATACTGATaggggtagggttatatttgacaaaagattaGAGTGCCTATACTAacaggggtagggttatatttgacaaaagattaGAGTGCCTATACTAacaggggtagggttatatttgacaaaagatcagagtgtctatactaacaggggtagggttatatttgacaaaagattaGAGTGCCTATACTAacaggggtagggttatatttgacaaaaggttaGAGTACCTATACTAacaggggtagggttatatttgacaaaatatCAGAGTGCCTATACTAACAGGGAtagggttatatttgacaaaagattaGAGTGCCTATACTGacaggggtagggttatatttgacaaaagatcaGAGTGCCTTACTAacaggggtagggttatatttgacaaacGATTAGAGTGCTTATACTAacaggggtagggttatatttgaGAAAAGATTAGAGTACCTATACTGacaggggtagggttatatttgGCAAAAGATCAGAGTGCCTATACTAACAAgggtagggttatatttgacaaaagatcagagtgcctatactaacaggggtagggttatatttgacaaaagattaGAGTACCTATACTAacaggggtagggttatatttgacaaaagatcagagtgcctatactaacaggggtagggttatatttgacaaacGATTAGAGTGCTTATACTAacaggggtagggttatatttgaGAAAAGATTAGAGTACCTATACTGacaggggtagggttatatttgacaaaagatcaGAGTGCCTATACTAACAAGAgtagggttatatttgacaaaagatcagagttcctatactaacaggggtagggttatatttgacaaaagattaGAGTACCTATACTAacaggggtagggttatatttgacaaaagatcagagtgcctatactaacaggggtagggttatatttgacaaaaggttaGAGTACCTATACTAacaggggtagggttatatttgacaaaagatcaGAGTGCCTATACTAACAGGGAtagggttatatttgacaaaagattaGAGTGCCTATACTGAAAAgggtagggttatatttgacaaaagatcaGAGTGCCTTACTAacaggggtagggttatatttgacaaaagattaGAGTGCCTATACTGacaggggtagggttatatttgacaaaagatcaGAGTGCCTATACTGacaggggtagggttatatttgacaaaagatcaGAGTGCCTATACTGacaggggtagggttatatttgacaaaagattaGTGCCTATACTGacaggggtagggttatatttgacaaaagatcaGAGTACCTATACTGACAAgggtagggttatatttgacaaacGATTAGAGTGCTTATACTAacaggggtagggttatatttgacaaaagattaGAGTGCCTATACTGACAGGGGTAtggttatatttgacaaaagatcaGAGTGTCTATACTGATaggggtagggttatatttgacaaaagattaGAGTGCCTATACTAacaggggtagggttatatttgacaaaagattaGAGTGCCTATACTAacaggggtagggttatatttgacaaaagatcaGAGTGCCTATACTGacaggggtagggttatatttgacaaaagatcagagtgcctatactaacaggggtagggttatatttgacaaaagatcaGAGTGCCTATACTAACAGGGAtagggttatatttgacaaaagattaGAGTGCCTATACTGacaggggtagggttatatttgacaaaagatcagagtgtctatactaacaggggtagggttatatttgacaaaagattaGAGTGCCTATACTGacaggggtagggttatatttgacaaaagatcaGAGTGTCTATACTGacaggggtagggttatatttgacaaaagatcaGAGTGCCTATACTGACAGGGGTAGGGtgatatttgacaaaagatcagagtgcctatactaacaggggtagggttatatttgacaaaagatcaGAGTGCCTATACTGACAGGGGTAGGGtgatatttgacaaaagatcagagtgcctatactaacaggggtagggttatatttgacaaaagatcaGAGTGCCTATACTGacaggggtagggttatatttgacaaaagatcaGAGTGCCTATACTGacaggggtagggttatatttgacaaaagatcaGAGTGCCTATACTGACAGGGGTAGGGtgatatttgacaaaagatcaGAGTGCCTATACTGacaggggtagggttatatttgacaaaagattaGAGTACCTATACTAacaggggtagggttatatttgacaaaagatcaGAGTGCCTATACTGACAGGGAtagggttatatttgacaaaagatcagagtgcctatactaacaggggtagggttatatttgacaaacGATTAGAGTGCTTATACTAacaggggtagggttatatttgaGGAAAGATTAGAGTACCTATACTGacaggggtagggttatatttgacaaaagatcaGAGTGCCTATACTAACAAgggtagggttatatttgacaaaagatcaGAGTGCCTATACTGacaggggtagggttatatttgacaaaagattaGAGTACCTATACTAacaggggtagggttatatttgacaaaagatcaTTGTGCCTATACTAacaggggtagggttatatttgacaaaaggttaGAGTACCTATACTAacaggggtagggttatatttgacaaaagatcaGAGTGCCTATACTAACAGGGAtagggttatatttgacaaaagattaGAGTGCCTATACTGacaggggtagggttatatttgacaaaagatcaGAGTGCCTTACTAacaggggtagggttatatttgacaaacGATTAGAGTGCTTATACTAacaggggtagggttatatttgaGAAAAGATTAGAGTACCTATACTGacaggggtagggttatatttgacaaaagatcaGAGTGCCTATACTAACAAGGGTAGGgttttatttgacaaaagatcagagtgcctatactaacaggggtagggttatatttgacaaaagattaGAGTACCTATACTAacaggggtagggttatatttgacaaaagatcagagtgcctatactaacaggggtagggttatatttgacaaacGATTAGAGTGCTTATACTAACAGGGGTAGGGTTCTATTTGAGAAAAGATTAGAGTACCTATACTGacaggggtagggttatatttgacaaaagatcaGAGTGCCTATACTAACAAgggtagggttatatttgacaaaagataAGAGTTCCTATACTAacaggggtagggttatatttgacaaaagattaGAGTACCTATACTAacaggggtagggttatatttgacaaaagatcagagtgcctatactaacaggggtagggttatatttgacaaaaggttaGAGTACCTATACTAacaggggtagggttatatttgaGAAAAGATTAGAGTACCTATACTGacaggggtagggttatatttgacaaaagatcaGAGTGCCTATACTAACAAgggtagggttatatttgacaaaagatcagagttcctatactaacaggggtagggttatatttgacaaaagattaGAGTACCTATACTAacaggggtagggttatatttgacaaaagatcagagtgcctatactaacaggggtagggttatatttgacaaaaggttaGAGTACCTATACTAACAAgggtagggttatatttgacaaaagatcaGAGTGCCTATACTGacaggggtagggttatatttgacaaaagattaGTGCCTATACTAACAGAggtagggttatatttgacaaatCTGTCAAATATTGCTAAACGCTATAGAGGTTTTGTTATTTGCTTCACCTTTATTTTTTGGGATAACTCTAATTATATTAGATTTCTTTATCAGCGaaggtttatttatttatttatttatttatttatttatttatttatttatttattt carries:
- the LOC5503772 gene encoding potassium voltage-gated channel subfamily A member 2, yielding MLQGYLGSTEAVNDPRFYIHHRKEESEEAERAIRKSHDSLERKLLKTPKAIKREFQERLRLNISGKVYELSRKQLAKYPNSLLSSPAKRLSYWDSKRKEYFFDRNRTVAECIYQFYQNGGNIYRPENFPEQILVDDLEFFGLYEYIDELDREMLVIPRIKKKAILPTNSIQLWIWNLFERPESGVCARVFNLFVLAMILFSTTLLCMDSIEFRSSAAYANRTVTHQVFRKRDFNNWLHIAEACTIGFFTFEVLTRFIVSPEKLRFFTKFLNLVDLIAIVPFYVTLLLEENRMATPLSILRVLRLIRIFRVLKISRYNSRLIILGKAMHAGRGDLMMLLLLIFVSCLLFASLGYYMEQFFTPGTDFYSIPDAMWWSFITMSDIGYGDMVPKSLGGKIVGAFCALSGVMCVAPILPIIFDRWSRFNRLDHECKMLDRCRMQKTSDVRTSMKINQSGDIDHLKVIRAQPGRRRSRFI